CCACCCGGTCGACGTCCTCGACCCCGCGGTAGGGCGCCGCGACGGCCAGCGAGCCGGCGATCTCGTACCAGCCCTCGGGGGCGCGGCGCAGCCGGTCGCCGGGCTTGGAGGCGGGGATGTAGGAGCGGAAGTAGGGGGAGTGGTAGGCGTCGCCGGGGTTGTTGCGGACCAGCGTGCCGGTCCGGTAGGCGAACTTGATGCAGGTCGCGGCGCGCGGGGTGGCGGCCCTGCGGACCTCGCCGTCGAGCACGGCGGCCCGCTTGTCGGCGTCGTCACCGGCGAGCACGGCCTTCGCGTAGAGCCGTACCGCGTCGATGCCGTGCACCTCGCGCAGGTTGCGGTAGTTCTGGCCGCCGCTCATGCGGGTGGCGAACTCCACGACCCGGTACCGGCCTTGGGAGTCCTGCCGGAACTCGGCGTTGAACAGACAGTTCCTCACCCCGAGTCCGGCGACGATGCCCTCGGCGACCTCGACCAGCTCCGGCTCCTCCTCCGGGGTGCGGAAGGGCAGGGTGTAGAAGTCCTCCTCGAAGTAGGGGCCGGGCATCTGCATCTTGTTGGTGACGCCGACGAGGTGGAAGGCGCCGTCGACGACCACTCCGTCGAGGGTGACCTCCTTGCCGGGCAGGAACTCCTCGATGAGGGCGATCTCGGGGCCGTCGCTCGGGAAGTAGCCGCCCCACTCCTCGGCGAGCCGCGCCACGTCCGTCAGCGCCCGCTCCAGCTCGTCCCGGTCGCGGACCAGGCTCACGCCGATGCTCGCGGCGAGCGCGCTGGGCTTGACGATGAAGGGGTACGCGAAGTCCTCCGCCGCCTTCAGGCCCGTCTCCACGCCGGTCACACCGGCGAACTGCGGGGCGGGCAGGCCGTGTGCGGTGAGGAAGTTGCGCTGGAGCTGCTTGTCGCGGGAGATCGCGTCGGCCTCGGGGCGCGGCCAGGAGTGGCCGAGCAGCTGGTTGGCGCGGGAGGTGACGGCGATGTCGCTGTCGTAGAAGGTGATCGCCGTGTCGATGCCCAGCTTGCGGGCCTCCTCGGCGCAGAAGCGGGCCATCGACTCGCCCTCCAGCTCCTCCGGGATGGGCACCACGGAGGCGAAGCGGCCGTCGTCGGCGGCCTGCTTGACGCCGGTGGCCAGGTGGATCTCCAGACCCATCCGCTCCAGCGTCTCGATGTGCTCGCGGTGCCACGCGTAGGTGTTCCGCATGATCAGCAGGATCTTGTTGCTCATGCCGCGACCTTCTGCTCCAACTCGACGGTGACTACGGTGACTTGCTCCAGCAGCGCCTCGGCGGTGGCGATCGCCGCCGAGGTGTCCGGGCCGGTGGTGAGCACCTGGCCCGCGCGGTCCCAGTTGCCGCGCAGCTCGCCCAGGACGTCGCCGGGCTTGACGGTGGTCTCGACGTCGAGGACGTCGGCCAGGGCCTTGGCCTCCTCGGCGCCCTGCACCTCGACGACCGTGCCGGGGCGGGCGGACAGGAAGCGGGTGGCGGCGGAGCGCTCCGGCACCGGGCGGGTGTCCAGGGCCGGGATCAGCTCGAACTGCCAGGCCACGATCCACTCTTCGATGTCGATGCCGTAGGCGGCGTTCAGCAGGTCGAAGATGCGGTCGCCGCCCATGCGGTTGTGGCTCTCGATGATCTTCGGGCCGGTGGGGGTGAGCCGCAGCTCGGTGTGGGCGGCGCCGTCGGTGAGGCCGAGGGCGTCCAGGAAGCGGGCGACCGTGTCCTCGACGCTCCGCTCCTGCTCGGGGGTGAGCCGGGCCGGCAGGGCGTGCCCGAACTCGATGAACCCGTTCTCGCCGCC
This DNA window, taken from Streptomyces sp. NBC_00663, encodes the following:
- a CDS encoding ATP-grasp domain-containing protein, whose protein sequence is MSNKILLIMRNTYAWHREHIETLERMGLEIHLATGVKQAADDGRFASVVPIPEELEGESMARFCAEEARKLGIDTAITFYDSDIAVTSRANQLLGHSWPRPEADAISRDKQLQRNFLTAHGLPAPQFAGVTGVETGLKAAEDFAYPFIVKPSALAASIGVSLVRDRDELERALTDVARLAEEWGGYFPSDGPEIALIEEFLPGKEVTLDGVVVDGAFHLVGVTNKMQMPGPYFEEDFYTLPFRTPEEEPELVEVAEGIVAGLGVRNCLFNAEFRQDSQGRYRVVEFATRMSGGQNYRNLREVHGIDAVRLYAKAVLAGDDADKRAAVLDGEVRRAATPRAATCIKFAYRTGTLVRNNPGDAYHSPYFRSYIPASKPGDRLRRAPEGWYEIAGSLAVAAPYRGVEDVDRVERIAAELDEQLDVVIVPPVAVPPAVRGAA